A portion of the Ascochyta rabiei chromosome 13, complete sequence genome contains these proteins:
- a CDS encoding RING-type E3 ubiquitin transferase: MSASDSPPSMSTQAWDGNAAFSPAGPLDPALDAAPAHDPAHDAPGFFDSLLNPAFAYTRSAPYDMASSRPQPGRLSNGYVDLTSSHVDLTAPDSPPRRRKRDSPAPGPSSKRHKHDHGTSAERPHGKSPANMVEMDLSQDAALFDLLQRQREEALESQPRPEETVTTFNNFNCVICMDRPTDITATACGHLFCHTCLMEALIAGENRTGPGEPKRSQCPVCRKSISRTRATDIIPILLKKGLATQPRRKPAAMPPATAPKVH; this comes from the exons CTGCCTTTTCCCCCGCTGGGCCTCTCGACCCTGCCCTTGACGCTGCCCCTGCTCACGACCCTGCCCACGACGCCCCCGGCTTCTTCGACAGTCTCCTCAACCCCGCCTTCGCCTACACACGCTCGGCGCCCTACGACATGGCGTCATCGCGCCCCCAACCTGGCCGTCTGTCCAACGGCTACGTCGACCTCACCTCGTCGCACGTAGACCTCACGGCCCCCGACTCGCCGCCGCGACGACGAAAGCGCGACTCGCCGGCACCAGGCCCCTCCTCCAAGCGACACAAGCATGACCACGGCACGTCGGCCGAGCGTCCCCACGGCAAGTCGCCTGCCAACATGGTCGAGATGGACCTATCACAAGACGCTGCCCTTTTCGACCTCCTTCAGAGGCAGCGCGAAGAGGCGCTCGAGTCACAGCCCAGGCCAGAAGAGACCGTCACGACCTTCAACAACTTCAACTGCGTCATCTGTATGGACCGGCCGACGGACATCACAGCCACAGCATGCG GCCACCTCTTCTGCCACACCTGTCTCATGGAGGCTCTCATCGCCGGCGAAAACCGCACCGGCCCGGGGGAACCAAAACGATCGCAGTGCCCCGTCTGTCGAAAGAGCATCAGCCGCACCAGGGCTACCGACATCATCCCCATTCTGCTAAAGAAGGGCCTAGCCACGCAGCCGCGGAGGAAGCCTGCCGCGATGCCTCCCGCTACGGCCCCAAAGGTACATTAA